The Arachis ipaensis cultivar K30076 chromosome B07, Araip1.1, whole genome shotgun sequence genome includes a window with the following:
- the LOC107609677 gene encoding LOW QUALITY PROTEIN: ribonuclease 3-like protein 2 (The sequence of the model RefSeq protein was modified relative to this genomic sequence to represent the inferred CDS: substituted 1 base at 1 genomic stop codon): protein MNVEVNVEAVETIIGYTFRNKKLLEDALTHSSFHQYENFERLEFLGDAVLSNSLSNHLFLTYPSLQPXHLSLLRAANVSTDRLARLSVRHRLHSFLRHRSPTLLPKIQEFAEAVAEEGDSVAHGGSVKAPKVLADILESVAGAVYVDVDFNLQKFWLIIRGLLEPLVTPDIISQQPQPVTMLYELCQKNGKQVDIKYWRNDGKTIASIHVDGQFVTSASSDQKDLAKLDAAKLALDKIANSFPANTSMLEFSAGVDGSLEIEFAKHELNELCGKKKWSKPVFSITSTEGQPHQRKFVCSVQVTTTEGTFQMTGERRSRVRDAENSAASLMIQALQECNHL from the exons ATGAATGTGGAAGTGAACGTAGAAGCAGTTGAAACCATAATAGGTTACACTTTTCGAAACAAGAAGCTTCTAGAAGACGCACTAACCCACTCTTCATTCCACCAATACGAAAACTTCGAACGTCTTGAGTTCCTCGGCGACGCCGTTTTGTCAAACTCACTCTCCAATCACCTCTTCCTCACTTACCCCTCCCTCCAACCTTAACACCTCTCCCTCCTCCGTGCCGCCAACGTCTCCACCGACCGCCTCGCCCGCCTCTCCGTCCGCCACCGCCTCCACAGCTTCCTCCGCCACCGTTCTCCCACTCTCCTTCCTAAG ATTCAAGAGTTTGCGGAAGCAGTAGCTGAAGAAGGCGATTCGGTTGCTCATGGTGGATCAGTGAAAGCTCCTAAGGTTCTTGCTGATATTTTGGAGTCTGTGGCTGGTGCGGTGTATGTGGATGTTGATTTCAACCTTCAAAAATTTTGGCTG ATAATTAGAGGTCTTCTGGAGCCATTGGTCACACCAGACATCATCTCACAACAACCCCAACCAGTGACAATGCTCTATGAACTCTGCCAAAAGAACGGGAAACAGGTCGACATCAAGTACTGGAGGAATGATGGCAAAACCATTGCGAGCATCCATGTCGATGGACAATTTGTGACGTCGGCTTCATCCGATCAGAAGGACCTTGCAAAGCTTGATGCTGCCAAGCTTGCCTTGGATAAGATAGCAAATTCATTCCCTGCAAATACTAGTATGCTTGAATTTTCTGCTGGAGTGGATGGTTCCCTTGAGATTGAATTTGCAAAACATGAGTTAAATGAACTTTGTGGGAAGAAAAAATGGTCTAAACCAGTTTTTAG CATCACAAGCACTGAAGGTCAACCACATCAAAGGAAATTTGTCTGCTCCGTTCAGGTAACAACTACAGAAGGTACATTCCAGATGACAGGCGAGAGAAGGTCGCGAGTGAGGGACGCAGAAAACTCTGCAGCTTCTCTAATGATTCAAGCCTTACAAGAATGTAATCATCTTTGA
- the LOC107609678 gene encoding uncharacterized protein LOC107609678 produces the protein MSKTLQFNAFFYHLFPLEPFILCHYFLTFTNTNQTMIKEFMKSQVMVLIVLALLLAITPLLPSSLRPTFLYFIFNVLIIALGAEAGLLSAFSKPIEDRKQPPQEAAIAEKREASSIVVLNGSDVSEHKEKKHSMVVDEGVINNNSEVDKVKEYIGEADEEVMVMEIEEEELEMEEEIAGVNGQELFAKAEAFIGNFYKQLKMQREESLVY, from the coding sequence atgtccAAAACCCTTCAATTCAATGCTTTTTTCTACCACTTATTCCCTCTAGAACCTTTTATTCTCTGCCACTATTTTCTCACATTCACCAACACAAATCAAACCATGATCAAAGAGTTTATGAAATCTCAAGTTATGGTTCTCATTGTTCTTGCTCTTCTTCTTGCAATCACACCCTTGTTACCTTCTTCTCTTAGACCTACCTTTTTGTACTTCATCTTTAATGTTCTCATCATTGCACTTGGAGCTGAAGCTGGTCTTCTTTCTGCTTTTTCTAAGCCTATAGAAGACAGAAAGCAGCCACCCCAAGAAGCAGCCATAGCTGAAAAAAGGGAAGCTTCAAGCATTGTTGTTCTTAATGGAAGTGATGTCTCAGAACATAAGGAAAAGAAGCATAGTATGGTTGTTGATGAGGGTGTGATTAATAATAATAGTGAAGTAGATAAGGTTAAAGAGTACATAGGAGAAGCTGATGAAGAAGTCATGGTCATGGAGATTGAGGAGGAGGAACTTGAAATGGAAGAAGAGATTGCTGGTGTTAATGGCCAAGAGCTCTTTGCAAAAGCTGAGGCCTTCATTGGAAACTTCTATAAGCAGCTGAAGATGCAAAGAGAAGAATCTTTGGTTTATTAG